The following proteins come from a genomic window of Clupea harengus chromosome 22, Ch_v2.0.2, whole genome shotgun sequence:
- the hgsnat gene encoding heparan-alpha-glucosaminide N-acetyltransferase isoform X3 gives MRLQVVKNLLLHWGNAMETDRLINSELGPSHRLVESSVEAAMPATAGRRLRSLDTFRGFSLVIMVFVNYGGGRYWFFRHESWNGLTVADLVFPWFVFIMGTSIALSISGSLRRGVFRSHLLGKVLWRSVQLFLIGLIVINPNYCQGPLSWDSLRIPGVLQRLAFSYLVVSSLDLLVARVRLDNFPMDAWWYPVCECLLYWPAWLCVVFLEALWLYLTFLLPVPACPNGYLGPGGIGDFGQYPNCTGGAAGFIDRWLLGESHIYQTPSSRVVFQTKVPFDPEGTLGSINSILMAFLGVQAGKILLHYRDLHSKIISRFLIWGFILGALSAILTKCSKDHGFIPINKNLWSLSYVTTLSCFAFVLLGVVYYIVDVKRWWSGAPFYYPGMNSILVYVGHEVFEEYFPFRWRMANSQLHAEHLAQNLVATSIWVFISFVLYRKKIFWKI, from the exons ATGCG ACTGCAAGTGGTAAAAAATCTTCTTCTGCATTGGGGCAATGctatggagacagacagactcataAACTCA GAGCTTGGCCCATCACATCGCTTGGTGGAGTCCTCTGTGGAAGCGGCCATGCCCGCCACTGCTGGCAGGAGGCTTCGGTCTCTGGACACATTCCGAGG ATTCTCCCTAGTCATAATGGTCTTTGTAAACTACGGAGGCGGGAGATACTGGTTCTTCAGGCACGAGAGCTGGAATG gccTCACTGTGGCAGATTTAGTATTTCCATG GTTTGTCTTCATCATGGGCACCTCCATTGCTCTGTCTATCAGTGGCTCACTGCGTAGAGGGGTCTTCCGCTCCCACTTACTGGGCAAGGTCCTGTGGAGGAGCGTCCAGCTTTTCCTCATCGGCCTCATCGTCATCAATCCAAACTACTGCCAAGGGCCCT TGTCCTGGGACTCCTTGCGTATTCCTGGAGTGTTACAGCGACTAGCGTTTTCCTACCTAGTTGTTTCTTCTCTGGATCTTCTGGTGGCCAGAGTTCGACTTGATAACTTTCCCATG GATGCCTGGTGGTACCCAGTTTGTGAGTGCCTCCTTTACTGGCCtgcctggctgtgtgtggttTTCCTGGAAGCGCTGTGGTTGTATCTGACTTTCCTCCTTCCAGTCCCTGCCTGTCCAAA TGGGTATTTGGGGCCTGGTGGAATAGGAGACTTTGGGCAGTACCCAAACTGCACAGGGGGAGCAGCAGGCTTCATCGACCGTTGGCTTCTGGGAGAGTCTCACATTTACCAGACGCCATCATCAAGG GTTGTTTTCCAGACCAAAGTTCCATTTGACCCTGAGGGAACGTTGGGCAGCATTAACTCCATCCTGATGGCTTTTCTTGGTGTTCAG gcTGGAAAGATTCTTCTTCACTATAGGGATCTTCACTCAAAAATAATTTCCAGATTTCTCATATGGGGGTTTATCCTG GGGGCACTATCTGCTATCCTGACCAAGTGTTCCAAAGACCATGGTTTCATCCCCATCAATAAAAACCTATG gTCTCTGTCTTATGTGACCACGCTCAGCTGTTTCGCCTTTGTTCTACTGGGTGTGGTGTACTACATAGTGGATGTCAAGAGATGGTGGTCAGGTGCTCCTTTCTACTACCCAG GCATGAACTCCATCTTGGTGTATGTGGGCCATGAGGTCTTTGAGGAGTACTTCCCCTTCCGCTGGCGGATGGCTAACAGCCAGTTGCACGCAGAGCACCTGGCCCAGAACCTAGTGGCCACATCTATATGGGTGTTCATCTCCTTTGTACTCTACAGGAAGAAGATTTTCTGGAAGATTTAA
- the hgsnat gene encoding heparan-alpha-glucosaminide N-acetyltransferase isoform X1: protein MPIYLLNLIWSLTLKLPVLGMYFDPRHYHYPGIGSGMERRKNIKKKSGYQGEGKRETGEKRPKMAQTVGEKGLYLLAMIVLICAIRVVPLSAVPPSSHPHRKSPVLKMDEAILTVSNELQSDMVVSWLSDHCYQCLFQPLGEVPAALEPGIPSVVDFTVGTQHPLTLQLNSSPVNLEQCRLHFHFGEHGKYSLWVKNLNDPSEVNCSLVTETEPVNSYLPILFAFLGFTGLAVLAAIGNSIMRLQVVKNLLLHWGNAMETDRLINSELGPSHRLVESSVEAAMPATAGRRLRSLDTFRGFSLVIMVFVNYGGGRYWFFRHESWNGLTVADLVFPWFVFIMGTSIALSISGSLRRGVFRSHLLGKVLWRSVQLFLIGLIVINPNYCQGPLSWDSLRIPGVLQRLAFSYLVVSSLDLLVARVRLDNFPMDAWWYPVCECLLYWPAWLCVVFLEALWLYLTFLLPVPACPNGYLGPGGIGDFGQYPNCTGGAAGFIDRWLLGESHIYQTPSSRVVFQTKVPFDPEGTLGSINSILMAFLGVQAGKILLHYRDLHSKIISRFLIWGFILGALSAILTKCSKDHGFIPINKNLWSLSYVTTLSCFAFVLLGVVYYIVDVKRWWSGAPFYYPGMNSILVYVGHEVFEEYFPFRWRMANSQLHAEHLAQNLVATSIWVFISFVLYRKKIFWKI, encoded by the exons ATGCCAATTTATTTACTTAATTTAATATGGTCTTTGACGTTAAAATTACCCGTTCTGGGAATGTACTTTGACCCTCGGCACTACCACTACCCGGGTATCGGAAGTGGTATGGAACGGAGAAAAAACATTAAGAAAAAGTCGGGGTATcagggagaagggaagagggagacaggagaaaaACGCCCTAAAATGGCCCAAACAGTGGGAGAAAAGGGATTATATCTCTTGGCAATGATTGTGCTGATATGTGCCATACGCGTGGTGCCACTTTCTGCAGTGCCCCCTT CCTCACATCCACATCGCAAATCTCCCGTGCTTAAGATGGACGAAGCAATTCTGACTGTCAGCAATGAACTACAGAGTGACATGGTTGTCTCTTGGCTGTCAGACCATTGCTACCAG tgtttGTTCCAGCCTCTAGGTGAAGTACCAGCAGCGCTGGAGCCTGGGATCCCCAGCGTGGTGGACTTCACAGTAGGCACACAGCACCCTCTCACCCTTCAGCTCAACAGCTCGCCCGTCAACCTAGAGCAGTGCAG gcttcattttcattttggtgAGCATGGAAAATACTCACTGTGGGTGAAGAATCTCAATGATCCGTCAGAGGTCAACTGCTCCTTAGTTACTGAAACAGAACCTGTCAACAGCTACTTGC ctattttgtttgcattcctTGGCTTTACTGGCTTGGCTGTCTTGGCTGCCATTGGGAATTCAATAATGCG ACTGCAAGTGGTAAAAAATCTTCTTCTGCATTGGGGCAATGctatggagacagacagactcataAACTCA GAGCTTGGCCCATCACATCGCTTGGTGGAGTCCTCTGTGGAAGCGGCCATGCCCGCCACTGCTGGCAGGAGGCTTCGGTCTCTGGACACATTCCGAGG ATTCTCCCTAGTCATAATGGTCTTTGTAAACTACGGAGGCGGGAGATACTGGTTCTTCAGGCACGAGAGCTGGAATG gccTCACTGTGGCAGATTTAGTATTTCCATG GTTTGTCTTCATCATGGGCACCTCCATTGCTCTGTCTATCAGTGGCTCACTGCGTAGAGGGGTCTTCCGCTCCCACTTACTGGGCAAGGTCCTGTGGAGGAGCGTCCAGCTTTTCCTCATCGGCCTCATCGTCATCAATCCAAACTACTGCCAAGGGCCCT TGTCCTGGGACTCCTTGCGTATTCCTGGAGTGTTACAGCGACTAGCGTTTTCCTACCTAGTTGTTTCTTCTCTGGATCTTCTGGTGGCCAGAGTTCGACTTGATAACTTTCCCATG GATGCCTGGTGGTACCCAGTTTGTGAGTGCCTCCTTTACTGGCCtgcctggctgtgtgtggttTTCCTGGAAGCGCTGTGGTTGTATCTGACTTTCCTCCTTCCAGTCCCTGCCTGTCCAAA TGGGTATTTGGGGCCTGGTGGAATAGGAGACTTTGGGCAGTACCCAAACTGCACAGGGGGAGCAGCAGGCTTCATCGACCGTTGGCTTCTGGGAGAGTCTCACATTTACCAGACGCCATCATCAAGG GTTGTTTTCCAGACCAAAGTTCCATTTGACCCTGAGGGAACGTTGGGCAGCATTAACTCCATCCTGATGGCTTTTCTTGGTGTTCAG gcTGGAAAGATTCTTCTTCACTATAGGGATCTTCACTCAAAAATAATTTCCAGATTTCTCATATGGGGGTTTATCCTG GGGGCACTATCTGCTATCCTGACCAAGTGTTCCAAAGACCATGGTTTCATCCCCATCAATAAAAACCTATG gTCTCTGTCTTATGTGACCACGCTCAGCTGTTTCGCCTTTGTTCTACTGGGTGTGGTGTACTACATAGTGGATGTCAAGAGATGGTGGTCAGGTGCTCCTTTCTACTACCCAG GCATGAACTCCATCTTGGTGTATGTGGGCCATGAGGTCTTTGAGGAGTACTTCCCCTTCCGCTGGCGGATGGCTAACAGCCAGTTGCACGCAGAGCACCTGGCCCAGAACCTAGTGGCCACATCTATATGGGTGTTCATCTCCTTTGTACTCTACAGGAAGAAGATTTTCTGGAAGATTTAA
- the hgsnat gene encoding heparan-alpha-glucosaminide N-acetyltransferase isoform X2 translates to MDEAILTVSNELQSDMVVSWLSDHCYQCLFQPLGEVPAALEPGIPSVVDFTVGTQHPLTLQLNSSPVNLEQCRLHFHFGEHGKYSLWVKNLNDPSEVNCSLVTETEPVNSYLPILFAFLGFTGLAVLAAIGNSIMRLQVVKNLLLHWGNAMETDRLINSELGPSHRLVESSVEAAMPATAGRRLRSLDTFRGFSLVIMVFVNYGGGRYWFFRHESWNGLTVADLVFPWFVFIMGTSIALSISGSLRRGVFRSHLLGKVLWRSVQLFLIGLIVINPNYCQGPLSWDSLRIPGVLQRLAFSYLVVSSLDLLVARVRLDNFPMDAWWYPVCECLLYWPAWLCVVFLEALWLYLTFLLPVPACPNGYLGPGGIGDFGQYPNCTGGAAGFIDRWLLGESHIYQTPSSRVVFQTKVPFDPEGTLGSINSILMAFLGVQAGKILLHYRDLHSKIISRFLIWGFILGALSAILTKCSKDHGFIPINKNLWSLSYVTTLSCFAFVLLGVVYYIVDVKRWWSGAPFYYPGMNSILVYVGHEVFEEYFPFRWRMANSQLHAEHLAQNLVATSIWVFISFVLYRKKIFWKI, encoded by the exons ATGGACGAAGCAATTCTGACTGTCAGCAATGAACTACAGAGTGACATGGTTGTCTCTTGGCTGTCAGACCATTGCTACCAG tgtttGTTCCAGCCTCTAGGTGAAGTACCAGCAGCGCTGGAGCCTGGGATCCCCAGCGTGGTGGACTTCACAGTAGGCACACAGCACCCTCTCACCCTTCAGCTCAACAGCTCGCCCGTCAACCTAGAGCAGTGCAG gcttcattttcattttggtgAGCATGGAAAATACTCACTGTGGGTGAAGAATCTCAATGATCCGTCAGAGGTCAACTGCTCCTTAGTTACTGAAACAGAACCTGTCAACAGCTACTTGC ctattttgtttgcattcctTGGCTTTACTGGCTTGGCTGTCTTGGCTGCCATTGGGAATTCAATAATGCG ACTGCAAGTGGTAAAAAATCTTCTTCTGCATTGGGGCAATGctatggagacagacagactcataAACTCA GAGCTTGGCCCATCACATCGCTTGGTGGAGTCCTCTGTGGAAGCGGCCATGCCCGCCACTGCTGGCAGGAGGCTTCGGTCTCTGGACACATTCCGAGG ATTCTCCCTAGTCATAATGGTCTTTGTAAACTACGGAGGCGGGAGATACTGGTTCTTCAGGCACGAGAGCTGGAATG gccTCACTGTGGCAGATTTAGTATTTCCATG GTTTGTCTTCATCATGGGCACCTCCATTGCTCTGTCTATCAGTGGCTCACTGCGTAGAGGGGTCTTCCGCTCCCACTTACTGGGCAAGGTCCTGTGGAGGAGCGTCCAGCTTTTCCTCATCGGCCTCATCGTCATCAATCCAAACTACTGCCAAGGGCCCT TGTCCTGGGACTCCTTGCGTATTCCTGGAGTGTTACAGCGACTAGCGTTTTCCTACCTAGTTGTTTCTTCTCTGGATCTTCTGGTGGCCAGAGTTCGACTTGATAACTTTCCCATG GATGCCTGGTGGTACCCAGTTTGTGAGTGCCTCCTTTACTGGCCtgcctggctgtgtgtggttTTCCTGGAAGCGCTGTGGTTGTATCTGACTTTCCTCCTTCCAGTCCCTGCCTGTCCAAA TGGGTATTTGGGGCCTGGTGGAATAGGAGACTTTGGGCAGTACCCAAACTGCACAGGGGGAGCAGCAGGCTTCATCGACCGTTGGCTTCTGGGAGAGTCTCACATTTACCAGACGCCATCATCAAGG GTTGTTTTCCAGACCAAAGTTCCATTTGACCCTGAGGGAACGTTGGGCAGCATTAACTCCATCCTGATGGCTTTTCTTGGTGTTCAG gcTGGAAAGATTCTTCTTCACTATAGGGATCTTCACTCAAAAATAATTTCCAGATTTCTCATATGGGGGTTTATCCTG GGGGCACTATCTGCTATCCTGACCAAGTGTTCCAAAGACCATGGTTTCATCCCCATCAATAAAAACCTATG gTCTCTGTCTTATGTGACCACGCTCAGCTGTTTCGCCTTTGTTCTACTGGGTGTGGTGTACTACATAGTGGATGTCAAGAGATGGTGGTCAGGTGCTCCTTTCTACTACCCAG GCATGAACTCCATCTTGGTGTATGTGGGCCATGAGGTCTTTGAGGAGTACTTCCCCTTCCGCTGGCGGATGGCTAACAGCCAGTTGCACGCAGAGCACCTGGCCCAGAACCTAGTGGCCACATCTATATGGGTGTTCATCTCCTTTGTACTCTACAGGAAGAAGATTTTCTGGAAGATTTAA